A stretch of DNA from Anopheles ziemanni chromosome 3, idAnoZiCoDA_A2_x.2, whole genome shotgun sequence:
ACATTGAAAAACGATGCACGCTTCGATCGATTTGTATCTTAAATCAAATGTTCAGCAATAACTTAATAACTCAAGGATTGTTTGTCATTTGCTCAGATAGAAATAATTGCTGTAGaacagggatgtcaaacatgcggcccattggatgcggcccgcgacccctttaaaacaatacatcgaaagtttggatcatTCAGTATTAGCTTTCGTTTGAATAGCAATATGTTTTTTGTGAATGTCTCCAagaactgcgaattgcaagagaactgaacgaacatcaatttaaacaatttctataagaaagtgatatactACTTTGATCAACATCACGCCGACATATAGCGGTTGACAAGAGCAAAGATTTCACACAGATTTTTCAATACAAGCGAATAAATAGGGttcatagaaaacaaacgtgatgaactacaagagcattctaaataaaataacagatgtggagcaataagttgGCTTTAGTAAAAATCcagctttacttttctaaaatcattaccaaaatgcacaatagtgtggaactgcaacatatatttaaataaacttgatgtgaattcgttaaaatttcaaaaacgaTAGATCAAGAAACCGTCTGTTTTATtcgaaattgtaaattttataacaaGTActacaatataaaaaaatatgaaagtgtaaaacatgattgagtGTTTgtataaaaacacacaaataagaacaaattttcatcaatccaatcaattctACGTTTTGGCCCGCAAACCTGTTTTGGGATAAAATGTGTCCCGCGaggtcaaacgagtttgacatcactgctgTAGAAGGTCAATATTTCCCAAACATTTTCTCTCACAGAAGTAAAACGAAAGCATTTTGAGTGGATAAACCAAAGCTCTTGcttattatattttatatagCTCAATACTAATGTTTATGGAATTCCATAACCACCAATATGAGAGTTTTTCGTCTTTTCCACAAGGTCCTACCACACAACGGTTCCTAATACTGACTGAGCATTGGGCTTTCCTTCGCTTTTACCATCGCCGATGTCCCGAGGCTCGCTGAGACTCGCGGGATCGGCGCTCGTCCGCCTTCGTCACTGTTGGGCCCATCTTGAGCCACTGTTCGCACTTCTTCTTCGACACTTCCAGCCGATGCCAGGGAAGCTTCTCCCGCATCAGCCACTCGAACCGTTCGTCTTCGTACAGGTCGTACTCCCCGTCGGTGATGGGGAACCCGTTGGGTTCGGAGACGGCATCCAGCATTCGCCACATGCCGGAGAGCGAGTCCCGCTCGGCCGGTTCCGACGGATCGCGCGGATCAACCGGCTGAACCTTCCGCACCCGCCGATGGCGTCGTCGGTGCTGATCGAGtcgcttcttcttctcgtCTAGATGATACTTGAGGTCGCACTTTCGCAGCATCTCAGCGATGTAGCTCTGGAACTGTGGGCTAAAGCTGTCCGTGTCCGTCACTCCGAAGTCGGTGGGTATCGGCTCGTCCGAGGTGGGAATCCCATCCTCTGGAGAGTCATCCGGAGGAAGTATACTTTCTTCAACCCTGTCTTGTTTGTCGCTGACGAGCTGGTCGTACACCTGCCGGAACTCGGAGGTGAACTGATTGAGCAACATCATGTCGTCACCGTCATCTTTGCCGGGTTTCTGAAACACGGGACTCCAGTTGTTAAATCCGGCTGGGAACGGAAGTGTTGCAGCAAAAACTCACCTTTTTCCGTTGATCCAGCAGGATGTACGACTCATCCAGATCGGAGAATGGCTCCGAGAGCGCACTGCGGGTCGAGTCGGAGCCATCCGGCGAGGCACGGTCCAGCTTGCCCTGCCGTGAACCTACCCTGGACGCCACCTCGAGCACGGACAAGGGCCGTAAAATGTGCAGGATACTGTCAGAGAAAGCCTGCCGCACTTCTGGATCCTCGCTGGAGCCGTAAGCCTCGGGTGCGTCCATATGGATGAGCTGCTGCACAGGAAGTGTGCCCGGTGCTTTGATTCCCGAACCGCCCCAGGTCTGATTCGTTGTTGGATCGATAGGATCCCCGGGGGTGGGAGTCAGCTAGGCGTCCCAATGTATGTGCGCCGTATATGTACTGGAAGTTCACCGGACGACGGAGGCGTaggaaagttttgtttgacccgtttttttttttgcgacacAACACATTAGCATCCGGGTGCGATTGTCGTTCGCGCCATGCCGTACGGTGCACGTTCCTCTGTTGGATTAGTTTCGGGTTATTCCCCCCGGGGGAGAAATAACCGTTTCATTCGTTTCGGGTGAGTTGGATTGATTCCAAGGGAAGTGGGAAGGAGCGGCGGGCGAATTTATTCAAGAACTTTTGAAGCAGTTCCTTGACACCCCACCGGGGTTAAGGGAGCtaaattgattttcctccATTCTGTCCCACGCCTTGCAAACTTCACAACATGTTTGAGAGAGATATAGAGAAAACATTGCTACTATCGGATATCGGTTGAGTCATCTTTGAATACGAGATTAAATGATATACAACTCCATGGTGAGAATTTCCCAAAACTTGAACCCTTAATTCGGTATCACGCCTCAACCACTGTTCCAATTCGGGATAACCCCTTATCAGTACGACCGACGATGAACCTCCAATAACGGATAATCTTGGCTAAGCTCCGTAAGATTACCGATTGCTTAATTCAGATTCCTTGGCTTATCAGCGTGCTATCGACAACCGACATTATTTTGCAATTGCAGAAACCACGTAAAAAGTAACTGGTTCGACACCGCAATCGTTCGGTGGCTTCTACAATGGACCCGATTTCGCTAGACTGATGGCGTTGTTGACTAGCGACTATTTTTAGGCCATCctaagtgactccaaagttgTAACTGTCGCGTGCAATTTGACTACCCAGATTGATTCAAAGCCGAGGGGGGGCCGGGAACGGGTTTTCACCTTGTAACCTGGAAGCGACATTTCCCGTGACGTCGTAGTATCACTTTGATCGGACTGATAACGTCCTCGCCACGCCACGAGCCGTTAAAAGTGCAACAAGTAGTGATCGGTGTCGTTACATGTGTGGCATTGTTGGTTATTCCGTAATTGATGTCGGTCATCGAGAcctatataaaaaaaaatacagataTGCATCGAACGAACGCACAACTTATCGCCATAAGTCAACGATGACGTTTCGATTTGAGTTACgcttttatttttggcaaaacaaaacttttacaATCTACCATTTCGATGGATAATTGAGATAAAttgtatacatttttttttacctttgcctTTTCTGTAACGGAGTTTGTTTACTATTAGCTCATTTGCCCGGTTGCACGGGCTGTACTATGTAGTTTTTATGGGAAAGCTATCTAGGAGGTGAAATATGGAATTTTAGTCAAGTGTAACATtcattcaacattttatttcacgtCCAGTTGGGtcacttttcaaaccattgAAATCGGTACTGTCCGACTTCATATCAATCTTAGGAAGCTTTGAAACTatttcttgctaaaaactgtcTATCAAACATCTCCTTCAGTTTCTGCGTGTTTTTCCATCGGAGTTAGCTCTGGATTGCGTTCTGGTTGATTTGTGCATCTTCACTATTGAAAGTATTTCATAAGGCCTGGGCCCGGTGCTACggttcattttaaaattgcttcaaaacacaatttcagCTTGAAAAGTATTTTGATAATCCAAGTATCCTTACACTTTCCCAAATCAAGCTGGTTGCTATAGCAATCAATGCTATGTAATGGGAACAGCTGTTCGGTACTTTATGTCAAAAGTAAAAACGTTTAGCAAGTTTTGTTCATCTTCCATATTtgtggataaaaaaaagaaaatactaaACATCCGTGGCAAGTTAGTGACTTCAAATCGAGAACAAAGCGCATGAAGACGCTAATTCAGTTCTTCTGTTGCGGGACTGTTGGTTTGGAATTGTTTTCCTAATTCTGCAGCAGACTACCGACTTGTACAATCGTACACCTTACAAGTTGCTAAATTTTATATATTATAGAAGATAGATATAGATagaagatagatagatagatagatagaagaTAGAGAAACAAGAATAGGTTACTAAATGCCAATTGATTTGGACATACTTTAGTATATAGCCCTAGGGTGATAGGTGCTCTGGGAAATCCCCCGGTCAATTCCCCCTTCCCATTCACCTCTGAGAGTGTGTTTATTTCTTATCAGTGCCCCGATAACTGGACCGTAATAAATCAAATCCGCTGCTACACACTTTTCAAATCCTTGGACTTTTGGCGTTCCGCGGTGTCTAGGGGTTAGCACCCTCTAGCACTAGGCTAGATAAGGTGGGTGGTATATAAAAACAACCAGTAGCGACGGTACTTTCATCCTGTAGGAAACCGCTCATCGAAATGTTCCGTCTTAGCGTTCTGCTCACCATCGGCTTGGCCGTATCGGCCTTCGGAAACGGTATGTACACGACATCCCAAGGACTCATGGGAGACGTTTGGGTCTAATCAATCGCTTACTCGTCGTTCTAGTACTGTCCCCGGAGTTCACCGAGTGGGCTGGACGTATCGTTGGTGGAACGAACGCCGGAACCAACCAGTTCCCGTACCAGGTGTCGCTGCGTTCGGCAGGCAATGCCCATTTCTGCGGCGGCTCCATCATCAACAACCGCTACGTCCTGACGGCGGCTCACTGCACCATTGGCCGCACCACCGGTAACACGGTCTCCGTCGTCGGAGCCCTTTTCCTGAACTCTGGCGGAATTGCTCACGGCACGGCCCGCATCGTCAACCACCCGAGCTACAACGCCAACACGCTCGCCAACGATGTCTCGCTGGTGCAGACCGCCTCGGTCATCACGTACAACGCCGCTGTCCAGCCGATCGCTCTCGGAGGAAACTTCGTCACCGGCGGTGGTGCCGTCGCTTCCGGTTGGGGTCAGCTCGGAGTAAGTCCACTGCATGAAGCTCTCGGCAAGCATCTGCTGTAATCGAGCCGTTTCTTCTCTCTCTGTCAGGCCAACGTTggtatcccgaaccacctgcAGTTCCTGAACACCCAGATCATCACGCTGGCTGACTGCCGCAATCGCCATACTGCTACTGGCAACGCTGGCCGCATCTTCGACTCGACCGTCTGCACGCTCAGCCCGAACGGCCAGGGCATGTGCATGGGAGACTCCGGTGGCCCGCTGGTTCAGGGAGGCGCTGTGCACGGTATTGTGTCGTGGGGCATCCCGTGCGGACTTGGCCAGCCTGATGTGTTCGCTCGCGTCTCTTCCTTCATCGGCTGGATCCAGGCCAACGCTGTCTAAATGGTCGTTAGATCGTTTAAAGACATGTATTTGATTGTGATCATGCGAACGGGAATTGATTTGTAGTGAATAAAGGATCTTTTTATCAACATTACTTTCGAGCAAAATCGCCTTACGCCTTCGTTAAGATTTGTGTGCCTTGCTGGGTATGCGCAGCATAGCAGCAACAGCTGTTGTTCCAATCACACTGTAAGAGAAAAGTGTATGTCTGTTGTTGAAGCGGGGGAAAGCCTAGGTAAGATCGGTCGTAGGACCCAGTTAGTACAGTATCACGGGATGACAAGCGAAAATAAGATAATATGATTCTACAGTATCATATGTTTGAAACGCTCTAAACCACCGAGAAAATTACGCCGTTAATGCATGAATAGACTATTGCTCAACAGCACATCCTTTGTACGGGGTATCCATTAATTTTCAAGACTTCTGTGTGTACTAGTAGAAATATCAAGTTTAgacggtaaaagagtaaacctgtggtcacagctttccgcaaccgcatgcggttgcgtttttgatctgtcaatcgagcacagctttttgccaaaaataatacttttatgtttgaatataccacttatgtgagcatacaatctcattaaagtctactaggaacaatatttactgttgacatataaaaacgcaagagtctgcggcaagaatcaaactcgtttgattttttagtacagaaaccgcaaggtcttgcgtctgcggtgacagcccatgacagctcctatctctcccatgggaaaaaacgctgtgacc
This window harbors:
- the LOC131289020 gene encoding uncharacterized protein LOC131289020 produces the protein MDAPEAYGSSEDPEVRQAFSDSILHILRPLSVLEVASRVGSRQGKLDRASPDGSDSTRSALSEPFSDLDESYILLDQRKKKPGKDDGDDMMLLNQFTSEFRQVYDQLVSDKQDRVEESILPPDDSPEDGIPTSDEPIPTDFGVTDTDSFSPQFQSYIAEMLRKCDLKYHLDEKKKRLDQHRRRHRRVRKVQPVDPRDPSEPAERDSLSGMWRMLDAVSEPNGFPITDGEYDLYEDERFEWLMREKLPWHRLEVSKKKCEQWLKMGPTVTKADERRSRESQRASGHRRW
- the LOC131289636 gene encoding chymotrypsin-2-like yields the protein MFRLSVLLTIGLAVSAFGNVLSPEFTEWAGRIVGGTNAGTNQFPYQVSLRSAGNAHFCGGSIINNRYVLTAAHCTIGRTTGNTVSVVGALFLNSGGIAHGTARIVNHPSYNANTLANDVSLVQTASVITYNAAVQPIALGGNFVTGGGAVASGWGQLGANVGIPNHLQFLNTQIITLADCRNRHTATGNAGRIFDSTVCTLSPNGQGMCMGDSGGPLVQGGAVHGIVSWGIPCGLGQPDVFARVSSFIGWIQANAV